In Rhodamnia argentea isolate NSW1041297 chromosome 4, ASM2092103v1, whole genome shotgun sequence, the following proteins share a genomic window:
- the LOC115750999 gene encoding putative peptidyl-tRNA hydrolase PTRHD1, whose amino-acid sequence MVGRIHFPGLAQLKMASPVSLLSPCRFSFFFPAPRRIGFAITTRSRLRWSSMSQASPDSVAEDVMVQYLVLRRDLIDTWPLGSVVTQGCHASVAAIWSHRDDPLTLQYCSPDNIDSMHKVTLEVKGEPQILNLAEKLKAGDIAHKLWIEQPENIPTCLATKPYPKSVISSYFKKLKLCK is encoded by the exons ATGGTAGGCCGAATTCACTTTCCAGGGCTCGCGCAGCTGAAGATGGCATCAcctgtttctcttctttccccCTGTCgtttcagcttcttcttcccTGCGCCTCGCCGTATCGGATTCGCCATCACTACCCGGAGTCGACTCCGCTGGAGCTCCATGAGTCAGGCTTCGCCGGACTCCGTCGCCGAGGATGTGATGGTGCAGTACTTGGTGCTCAGGAGGGACCTCATCGACACGTGGCCACTGGGGAGCGTGGTGACCCAGGGCTGTCATGCCTCCGTCGCCGCCATCTGGTCTCACCGGGACGACCCCCTCACTCTCCAGTACTGCAGCCCCGATAATATCGATTCCATGCACAAG GTTACTCTTGAGGTAAAGGGAGAACCCCAGATCTTGAATTTGGCAGAAAAGCTCAAAGCTGGTGACATTGCGCATAAGCTTTGGATAGAACAACCTGAGAACATCCCTACCTGCCTTGCCACAAAGCCTTACCCCAAATCTGTCATATCTTCATACTTTAAGAAGTTGAAGCTTTGCAAGTGA
- the LOC115750997 gene encoding F-box protein AFR, which translates to MPIPRPHQPAASSPPPKLLIPGLPDDIAELCLLHLPYPYQALARSVSSSWNRVLQDPTFLLSKTSLSLSLPYLFVFAFHKSTSRIQWQALDPRSGRWFVLPTMPCPKSACPPAFACASIPRQGKLFVLGGMCSDTKSPMRTAVVYQASTNQWSDLSPMRTPRAFFAAGVVGGAGGRIVVAGGSGPDLSSSTGAVECYDPREDAWREAAGMGGNGMVRYDSAVVGGRMYVTEGWMWPFMFTPRGAAYDAEGDTWREMGAGMREGWTGMSVVVGERMFVISEHGDHQLKVYDPDEDTWRYVGGDRFPCEEVHKPFAASAVEEEEEEGGVIYVVGSGLQVGVGRVRLGKDGKFWVEWQVVAAPKAFQHLSPCDCQVLYA; encoded by the coding sequence ATGCCAATTCCCAGGCCACACCAACCAGCTGCGAGTTCCCCACCTCCCAAGCTTCTCATCCCGGGACTACCCGATGACATAGCAGAGCTGTGCCTTCTTCACCTACCCTACCCATATCAAGCTCTGGCTCGCTCCGTGTCTTCTTCCTGGAACAGAGTCCTCCAAGATCCCACCTTCCTCCTCTCCAAGAcatccctctccctctccctcccttaCCTCTTCGTCTTCGCCTTCCACAAGTCCACCTCCAGGATCCAATGGCAAGCCCTCGACCCCCGCTCCGGGCGCTGGTTCGTCCTCCCCACCATGCCCTGCCCCAAGTCCGCCTGCCCACCCGCCTTCGCCTGCGCTTCCATACCCCGCCAGGGCAAGCTATTCGTCCTCGGCGGCATGTGCTCCGACACCAAGTCTCCCATGCGGACTGCCGTCGTCTACCAGGCCTCCACCAACCAGTGGTCCGACCTGTCCCCGATGCGGACCCCGCGGGCGTTCTTCGCAGCCGGGGTTGTCGGCGGAGCCGGCGGGAGGATCGTGGTCGCCGGCGGGAGCGGTCCCGACCTGTCCAGCTCGACGGGGGCCGTGGAGTGCTACGACCCGAGGGAGGACGCGTGGCGGGAGGCGGCGGGGATGGGAGGGAACGGGATGGTGAGGTACGACTCGGCGGTGGTGGGGGGGAGGATGTACGTGACGGAGGGGTGGATGTGGCCGTTCATGTTCACACCGAGGGGGGCGGCGTACGACGCGGAGGGGGACACGTGGCGGGAGATGGGGGCTGGGATGAGGGAAGGGTGGACGGGGATGAGCGTGGTGGTCGGAGAGAGGATGTTCGTGATATCGGAGCACGGGGACCATCAACTGAAGGTGTACGACCCCGATGAGGACACGTGGAGGTACGTGGGAGGGGATAGGTTCCCCTGCGAGGAGGTCCACAAGCCTTTCGCTGCGAGcgcggtggaggaggaggaggaggagggaggggtgATCTACGTGGTGGGGAGCGGGCTCCAGGTCGGGGTCGGGCGGGTGAGGCTCGGCAAAGACGGGAAGTTTTGGGTGGAGTGGCAAGTGGTGGCTGCGCCGAAAGCTTTTCAGCATTTGTCTCCTTGTGATTGTCAGGTGCTTTATGCCTGA
- the LOC115751020 gene encoding uncharacterized protein LOC115751020: protein MQPHQGFRIDLGDLKAQIVKRIGVDRSKRYFYYLNQFLSQKLSKVDFDKLCCRMLGRENLPLHNQFIRSILKNACQAKTPPSVYEADPAKPVSRTAKLLPSVEDGPDQNGSLIQNQNQSSSIWSNGVPQVSLRKSRSGIRERKVKDRSSPLGPNGKVESLYHSTATEDSGSKIMTENGLLTPCDYGRSLQNYQSAPGLLEKDGGPIQEPTDKSRAHSKSEVAMAIVEDGEEVDQATLSSFSRIPLLAPLGVPLCSASLGGGRKAMSVGNSDDFVSYHDTGELSDTESLRRRVQHIVATQGIGGVSVECANVLNVMLDIYLKRLIKSCIELVGARSTLEPHIHLIQKHQIPDKVLNGMWPASNHLHMRNNVIGGMPEKKFPISISAPDFKLAMELNPQQLGDDWPLLLEKISLSSFEK from the coding sequence atgcaACCACATCAGGGCTTCAGAATCGATTTGGGTGACTTGAAAGCTCAAATTGTGAAGAGGATTGGAGTGGACAGATCAAAACGGTACTTTTATTATCTGAACCAGTTCTTGAGCCAAAAGCTTAGTAAGGTTGATTTCGACAAGCTATGCTGTCGAATGCTTGGAAGGGAGAATCTCCCATTGCACAATCAGTTCATAAGATCGATATTGAAGAATGCATGCCAAGCCAAAACACCTCCGTCTGTTTATGAAGCAGATCCTGCAAAACCTGTCTCACGAACTGCCAAACTTTTGCCTAGCGTAGAAGACGGTCCTGACCAAAATGGGTCACTTATTCAAAATCAAAACCAGAGTTCCTCTATTTGGTCAAATGGAGTTCCTCAAGTCTCTCTCCGAAAGAGCAGGTCTGGAATTCGTGAAAGGAAGGTCAAGGATAGGTCAAGTCCGCTGGGGCCAAATGGAAAGGTGGAAAGCTTGTACCATTCAACTGCCACAGAAGATAGCGGTAGCAAGATTATGACTGAGAATGGGCTTTTGACTCCATGTGATTACGGAAGATCATTGCAGAACTATCAATCTGCTCCTGGGCTGCTTGAGAAGGATGGAGGCCCTATTCAGGAACCCACAGATAAATCTAGAGCGCACAGTAAAAGTGAGGTTGCGATGGCCATAGTGGAAGATGGGGAAGAGGTGGACCAGGCAACCCTCTCTAGTTTCTCTAGAATTCCTTTGCTTGCACCACTTGGAGTTCCATTATGTTCCGCTAGTTTAGGTGGTGGCCGCAAAGCTATGTCAGTGGGGAACTCTGATGATTTTGTTAGTTATCATGACACTGGGGAATTGTCTGACACGGAATCCCTGAGGAGACGCGTGCAGCATATAGTGGCTACACAAGGGATTGGAGGAGTCTCAGTTGAGTGTGCTAATGTATTAAACGTGATGTTGGATATCTACTTGAAGCGGCTGATTAAGTCTTGTATCGAGCTGGTTGGAGCAAGGTCCACACTTGAGCCTCATATTCATCTCATCCAGAAGCATCAGATTCCAGACAAGGTCCTTAATGGCATGTGGCCTGCTAGTAATCACTTGCATATGCGAAATAATGTCATTGGAGGGATGCCCgagaaaaaatttccaatttccataTCTGCACCCGATTTTAAGCTTGCAATGGAGCTGAATCCACAGCAACTTGGAGACGACTGGCCATTGCTGCTTGAAAAGATTTCTTTGAGTTCATTTGAGAAATAA